From Coffea arabica cultivar ET-39 chromosome 2e, Coffea Arabica ET-39 HiFi, whole genome shotgun sequence, the proteins below share one genomic window:
- the LOC113729698 gene encoding dirigent protein 23-like yields MKTKKMTAVVAMLWWAVMLGGVAMPLARGSSIDQSPQAVEKWFEELPHAKEKLTKLHFYLHDNITAQNPTAIQVAQANITSKSPTMFGATFALEDPLTLGPDPSSKIIGYAQGIYSSVSKEETSLILILNLVFTHGKFEGSTLSLLGIDPILHQYRELPILGGTGVFRLARGIATAQTYTFNATTLNAIVEYHVLVIHY; encoded by the coding sequence ATGAAGACGAAGAAGATGACAGCAGTGGTTGCAATGCTCTGGTGGGCGGTAATGTTGGGCGGCGTGGCAATGCCATTGGCTCGTGGCAGCAGCATTGATCAAAGTCCCCAGGCGGTGGAGAAATGGTTCGAAGAGCTTCCTCATGCAAAGGAGAAGCTGACAAAGCTTCACTTCTACCTTCACGACAACATAACTGCCCAGAACCCCACCGCTATTCAAGTGGCTCAAGCCAACATCACTAGCAAATCACCAACAATGTTTGGCGCAACTTTCGCCCTCGAGGACCCGTTGACCTTGGGACCGGACCCCAGTTCCAAGATCATAGGTTATGCCCAGGGTATATATAGTTCGGTATCGAAAGAGGAAACTTCACTCATTCTGATCCTGAACTTGGTATTCACCCATGGCAAGTTCGAAGGTAGCACCCTCAGCCTTCTAGGCATCGATCCCATATTGCACCAGTACAGGGAGCTGCCAATACTGGGTGGTACTGGGGTTTTCCGACTGGCCCGCGGAATAGCCACTGCAcaaacctatactttcaatgctaCGACCCTTAATGCTATCGTCGAGTACCACGTTCTCGTTATACATTATTGA
- the LOC113729736 gene encoding dirigent protein 22-like, which produces MVRPRMRKTTLSFLLVVFAIVMTAMAPPVHGQINPDDQSPKAVERWFKKLAHAKQEKLTKLHFYFHDILSGNKPTAVQVAQANITSKSPTLFGIVNVMDDPLTVGPEPDSRIIGSAQGLYASASQEDVGLLMTLNFVFTDGKYNGSTLSILGHNPVFHKYRELPILGGSGVFRLARGIATAKTHTFNATTGDAIVEYHVIVMHY; this is translated from the coding sequence ATGGTGAGGCCAAGAATGAGGAAGACGACGTTAAGCTTCCTACTGGTGGTTTTCGCAATCGTCATGACGGCCATGGCCCCACCGGTTCATGGGCAGATAAACCCTGATGATCAAAGTCCCAAAGCCGTGGAACGTTGGTTCAAGAAGCTTGCGCAtgcaaaacaagaaaagttaaCTAAGCTCCATTTCTATTTCCACGACATTCTTTCTGGGAATAAGCCCACAGCTGTGCAGGTGGCTCAGGCCAACATTACTTCTAAATCACCCACGTTGTTCGGAATTGTCAATGTAATGGATGATCCATTGACGGTGGGACCAGAACCCGATTCGAGAATCATCGGTTCTGCTCAAGGGTTGTATGCTTCAGCCTCGCAGGAGGACGTGGGGTTGCTCATGACCCTTAATTTTGTTTTCACCGATGGCAAGTATAATGGTAGCACTCTCAGTATTCTGGGACACAATCCTGTGTTTCACAAGTACCGAGAACTGCCGATACTCGGTGGTTCTGGCGTTTTCCGGCTGGCACGAGGGATCGCCACTGCAAAGACGCATACATTTAACGCTACAACAGGAGATGCCATTGTTGAGTACCATGTCATTGTTATGCATTATTGA